From Actinopolyspora lacussalsi, a single genomic window includes:
- a CDS encoding phytoene synthase (product_source=KO:K02291; cath_funfam=1.10.600.10; cog=COG1562; ko=KO:K02291; pfam=PF00494; superfamily=48576; tigrfam=TIGR03464,TIGR03465), translated as MAAIPDRARPARQSARSFEMVLPGQLPEAGEVLARAQSENFTVAARVLPYRIRQHLMAVYGFARLVDYAGDEACGPREGLLELLEADLGRAYDGTPRLPLLRAFAPTVRACGIPRALPSRLIEANRRDQHVRRYSTFEELLDYCYYAANPIGELVLYIFGRAEPELIRLSDRICSALQILEHCQDIGEDFRQGRIYMPLNDLRDFGCAESELAAPTASAELRGAVWFEVDRALELLRSGQPLIGRLSGLARMAVAGYVAGGVATARAFEPAGYDPLAVEVRPNRRRILSEWVRLSMSSSAGLEHDRVRDAYRYCERITRTQARNFFYGIRLLPPVKRGALSAVYSFARRVDDIGDGSLSSEQKLLRLQQARQDIDDVGPDTKDPVLVALADTARRLPVPLEVFHELIDGCEADVRGTRYDTFEQLTHYCRCVAGSVGRLSLGVFGHEVTGPAAQRADSLGVALQLTNILRDLLEDRRGGRVYLPAEDLRRFGVSLELDSRGMFTDPPDALNELVRFQARRIEGWYSEGLRLLPLLDHRSRACCAAMAGIYHELLRHIADDPAAVTRGRITLPGRQKMIVAARSLAGMKS; from the coding sequence ATGGCTGCGATACCGGACCGTGCCCGCCCTGCTCGGCAGTCGGCGCGATCGTTCGAGATGGTGCTACCCGGCCAGCTGCCAGAGGCGGGCGAGGTGCTGGCGCGGGCCCAGTCGGAGAACTTCACCGTCGCCGCCCGAGTACTGCCGTACCGGATCCGACAACACCTCATGGCCGTGTACGGCTTCGCCCGACTGGTGGATTACGCCGGGGACGAGGCGTGCGGTCCCCGTGAGGGGTTGCTGGAACTTCTCGAGGCGGATCTGGGACGTGCCTACGACGGCACACCACGACTTCCGTTGCTGCGCGCGTTCGCACCGACCGTGCGTGCCTGCGGTATTCCCCGTGCGCTCCCCTCCCGGTTGATCGAGGCGAATCGGCGGGACCAGCACGTACGTCGTTATTCCACTTTCGAGGAACTGCTCGATTACTGCTACTACGCCGCCAATCCGATCGGGGAACTGGTCCTCTACATCTTCGGCCGGGCCGAGCCGGAGTTGATCCGACTTTCCGACCGTATCTGTTCCGCTTTGCAGATCCTGGAACACTGCCAGGACATCGGCGAGGACTTTCGCCAGGGCAGAATCTATATGCCGCTCAACGACCTGCGGGACTTCGGGTGTGCGGAATCGGAGCTCGCGGCCCCAACCGCATCCGCCGAACTGCGCGGGGCCGTGTGGTTCGAAGTGGATCGCGCGCTGGAACTGCTGCGATCCGGTCAACCGTTGATAGGGCGGCTGTCCGGACTGGCCCGGATGGCGGTCGCGGGCTACGTGGCAGGTGGGGTGGCCACGGCACGGGCCTTCGAACCGGCCGGCTACGACCCACTGGCGGTGGAGGTGCGTCCCAATCGGAGGAGGATCCTCTCCGAATGGGTGCGCCTCTCGATGTCGTCCTCGGCAGGGCTCGAACACGACCGAGTCCGTGACGCCTACCGGTACTGCGAACGGATCACCCGAACCCAGGCACGCAACTTCTTCTACGGAATACGGCTGCTGCCTCCGGTCAAACGTGGCGCGCTCTCCGCCGTGTACTCCTTCGCCCGCAGGGTGGACGACATCGGAGACGGTTCGTTGTCGAGCGAGCAGAAGCTGCTACGCCTGCAACAGGCACGACAGGATATCGACGATGTCGGCCCGGACACCAAGGACCCCGTACTGGTGGCACTGGCCGACACCGCCCGCAGGCTGCCCGTGCCGCTGGAGGTGTTCCACGAACTCATCGACGGGTGCGAGGCCGACGTACGCGGCACTCGCTACGACACCTTCGAACAACTCACGCACTACTGCCGTTGTGTCGCCGGATCGGTGGGCCGCCTCTCGCTGGGGGTGTTCGGTCACGAGGTCACCGGACCTGCCGCCCAGCGTGCCGATTCCCTCGGAGTGGCGTTGCAACTGACCAATATCCTGCGCGACCTGCTGGAGGATCGCCGCGGCGGCCGTGTCTACCTACCGGCCGAGGACCTGCGTCGTTTCGGTGTCTCACTCGAACTGGACTCGCGGGGGATGTTCACCGACCCGCCCGATGCCCTGAACGAGCTCGTGCGTTTCCAGGCTCGTCGAATCGAAGGGTGGTACTCCGAGGGTTTGCGGCTGCTTCCCCTGCTCGATCACCGCAGCCGCGCCTGTTGCGCGGCGATGGCGGGGATATACCACGAGCTGCTGCGGCACATCGCGGATGATCCCGCCGCGGTGACTCGTGGCAGGATCACACTGCCGGGCAGGCAGAAAATGATCGTAGCGGCTCGTTCACTGGCGGGGATGAAATCATGA
- a CDS encoding squalene-hopene/tetraprenyl-beta-curcumene cyclase (product_source=KO:K06045; cath_funfam=1.50.10.20; cog=COG1657; ko=KO:K06045; pfam=PF13243,PF13249; smart=SM01273; superfamily=48239; tigrfam=TIGR01507) — protein sequence MTGSLRQNGDIRQADQPRADDPVTETMAPPRPSAADVDSERASMPPGQGFSWEEALRAGSDHLLGLQHEEGWWKGELQTNVTMDAEDLMLRQFLGIRTSAETAAAARWIRSQQRADGTWASFHGGPGELSATVEAYIALKLAGDEVDDEHMVAARRWIRRCGGIERTRVFTRIWLAMFGQWSWDELPAMPPEIVMLPSWVPLNLADWGCWARQTIVPLTIVSTLRPRRELGVDTAELRTGTHPVGRVRENAGTSRWESVFNGLDRALHVYQRHPIRPLREQAMRRAAEWIVARQEADGSWGGIQPPWVYSLLALNLLGYQLDHPVMRAGIRGLEGFLVRQESEQGSLRRLEACQSPVWDTVLSIQALHDAGVPDSDPAIRDAVEFVRSEEITVRGDWAVRRPELPGGGGWAFEFENDGYPDIDDTAEVLLAFTRTGYVEQDRIAAAADRGRRWLRGMQSRGGGWGAFDADNTRWLVNKLPFCDFGAVIDPPSADVTAHVVEALAQLGDANDRVVRDGIRWLLEQQENDGSWYGRWGANHIYGTGAVVPALVEAGISVRHCALTRAARWLEQRQNPDGGWGEDLRSYTDPAWIGVGDSTASQTAWALLALLALGRHDTDPVRRGIAFLADTQQADGSWAEPQFTGTGFPGDFYINYHLYRQIFPVTALGRYRQAVHAE from the coding sequence GTGACCGGATCGCTGCGCCAGAACGGCGACATCCGTCAAGCCGACCAACCCCGAGCCGACGACCCCGTCACCGAGACGATGGCCCCGCCGCGGCCGTCCGCGGCGGACGTCGATTCCGAGCGGGCCTCGATGCCGCCGGGGCAGGGGTTTTCCTGGGAGGAGGCACTCCGAGCCGGCAGCGATCACTTGTTGGGGCTGCAGCACGAGGAGGGATGGTGGAAGGGAGAGCTGCAGACCAACGTGACCATGGACGCAGAGGATCTGATGTTGCGTCAGTTCCTCGGGATACGGACCTCGGCGGAGACCGCCGCCGCGGCACGTTGGATTCGCTCCCAGCAGCGCGCGGACGGTACCTGGGCGTCCTTCCACGGTGGTCCCGGAGAGCTGTCCGCGACCGTGGAAGCCTACATCGCCCTGAAACTCGCGGGCGACGAGGTGGACGACGAACACATGGTCGCCGCGCGGCGTTGGATTCGACGCTGCGGGGGCATCGAACGCACCCGTGTGTTCACCCGCATCTGGCTGGCGATGTTCGGCCAGTGGTCGTGGGACGAACTGCCCGCCATGCCGCCGGAGATCGTCATGCTGCCGAGCTGGGTACCGCTGAACCTGGCCGACTGGGGCTGCTGGGCGCGGCAGACCATCGTTCCGCTGACCATAGTCAGCACCCTGCGTCCCCGGCGTGAACTGGGAGTCGACACCGCCGAGCTGCGCACCGGCACACACCCGGTGGGGCGGGTGCGCGAGAACGCCGGAACCTCGCGTTGGGAGTCCGTGTTCAACGGGCTCGACCGGGCGTTGCACGTCTATCAACGGCACCCGATCCGGCCATTGCGCGAGCAGGCCATGCGGCGGGCGGCCGAATGGATCGTGGCGAGGCAGGAAGCCGACGGTTCCTGGGGAGGTATCCAGCCGCCCTGGGTTTACTCCCTGCTCGCACTGAACCTGCTCGGCTATCAACTCGACCACCCGGTGATGCGTGCGGGTATTCGGGGGCTGGAGGGCTTCCTGGTCAGACAGGAGTCGGAACAGGGCAGCCTCCGCAGACTGGAGGCCTGCCAGTCGCCGGTCTGGGACACCGTGCTGAGCATCCAGGCGCTGCACGATGCCGGAGTACCGGACAGTGACCCGGCGATTCGTGACGCCGTCGAGTTCGTCCGCTCCGAGGAGATCACCGTTCGAGGGGACTGGGCGGTACGACGTCCCGAGCTACCCGGTGGGGGAGGGTGGGCCTTCGAATTCGAGAACGACGGTTACCCCGACATAGACGACACCGCGGAAGTACTGCTGGCTTTCACCCGTACCGGCTATGTCGAACAGGACCGCATCGCCGCGGCCGCCGACCGGGGAAGACGCTGGCTACGCGGTATGCAGTCCCGCGGTGGCGGCTGGGGAGCCTTCGACGCCGACAACACGCGTTGGCTGGTGAACAAGCTGCCCTTCTGCGACTTCGGGGCGGTCATCGACCCGCCCTCCGCTGATGTCACCGCGCACGTGGTGGAGGCCTTGGCCCAGCTCGGGGACGCCAACGACCGCGTCGTCCGCGACGGCATAAGGTGGCTGCTCGAACAGCAGGAGAACGACGGTTCCTGGTACGGCCGCTGGGGAGCCAACCATATCTACGGTACCGGGGCCGTGGTTCCCGCCCTGGTCGAGGCAGGGATATCGGTACGACACTGCGCGCTCACCCGTGCGGCCCGTTGGCTGGAGCAGCGGCAGAACCCGGACGGCGGTTGGGGCGAGGACCTGCGTTCCTACACCGATCCGGCCTGGATCGGTGTAGGGGACTCGACCGCTTCGCAAACCGCCTGGGCCCTGCTGGCACTGCTGGCTCTGGGACGTCATGACACCGATCCGGTGCGGCGCGGCATCGCCTTTCTGGCGGACACGCAACAGGCGGACGGCAGCTGGGCGGAACCGCAATTCACCGGGACGGGATTCCCGGGTGACTTCTACATCAACTACCACCTCTACCGACAGATCTTCCCGGTGACCGCTCTCGGGCGATACCGACAAGCCGTCCACGCCGAATAG
- a CDS encoding hopanoid biosynthesis associated radical SAM protein HpnH (product_source=TIGR03470; cath_funfam=3.20.20.70; cog=COG0535; pfam=PF04055,PF11946,PF13394; superfamily=102114; tigrfam=TIGR03470) yields MGIPIRQAAKVGAYLVKQKILRRKKFALTLELEPLFACNLACAGCGKIQHPANVLKQRMPVEQALSAVEECGAPVVSIAGGEPLMHPEIETLVHELVKRKKFVYLCTNALLMPRKIDKIEPSPYFSWAVHIDGLEERHDASVSKQGVFAQAVDNIKDAQRRGFRVTTNSTFFSTDTPKTVIDVLDYLNDELNVDQMMLSPAYAYDKAPDQEHFLGVEETRELFKKAFADGRRKKWRLNHSPLFLDFLEGKRDFACTAWAIPSYSLYGWQRPCYLMADGYAQSYRELIEETDWESYGRGRDSRCANCMAHCGYEPTAVMATMGSLRESLRAMRG; encoded by the coding sequence ATGGGTATCCCGATCCGCCAGGCCGCCAAGGTTGGTGCCTACCTGGTCAAACAAAAGATTCTGCGGCGTAAGAAATTCGCGTTGACTCTCGAGCTGGAGCCGTTGTTCGCGTGCAACCTGGCGTGCGCGGGCTGTGGCAAAATCCAGCACCCGGCCAACGTGCTCAAACAGCGGATGCCGGTGGAACAGGCATTGTCCGCGGTCGAGGAGTGCGGAGCTCCGGTTGTCTCCATCGCGGGCGGTGAACCGCTGATGCATCCCGAGATCGAGACGCTCGTCCACGAACTCGTCAAACGCAAGAAGTTCGTCTACCTGTGCACCAACGCGCTGCTCATGCCGCGCAAGATCGACAAGATCGAGCCCTCCCCTTATTTCTCGTGGGCAGTGCACATCGACGGGTTGGAGGAGCGTCACGACGCCTCGGTGAGCAAGCAGGGAGTGTTCGCTCAGGCGGTGGACAACATCAAGGACGCTCAACGTCGCGGTTTCCGCGTGACCACCAACAGCACCTTCTTCAGCACCGACACGCCCAAGACGGTCATCGACGTGCTGGACTACCTCAACGACGAACTCAACGTCGACCAGATGATGCTGTCCCCCGCGTATGCCTACGACAAGGCGCCCGACCAGGAGCACTTCCTGGGGGTCGAGGAGACCAGGGAGCTTTTCAAGAAGGCTTTCGCCGACGGGAGGCGTAAGAAGTGGCGGTTGAACCACTCACCGCTGTTCCTCGACTTTCTCGAGGGCAAGCGCGACTTCGCCTGTACGGCCTGGGCGATCCCCTCGTACTCGTTGTACGGCTGGCAGCGCCCCTGCTACCTCATGGCGGACGGATACGCACAGTCCTACCGCGAGCTGATCGAGGAGACCGACTGGGAGTCCTACGGAAGAGGAAGAGATTCCCGTTGCGCCAATTGCATGGCACACTGCGGCTACGAACCCACCGCGGTGATGGCGACGATGGGGTCGCTACGGGAGTCGCTGCGGGCGATGCGCGGCTGA
- a CDS encoding squalene-associated FAD-dependent desaturase (product_source=TIGR03467; cath_funfam=1.10.405.10,3.40.50.720; cog=COG3349; pfam=PF01593; superfamily=51905; tigrfam=TIGR03467), with translation MTRGRVVVIGGGLAGVSAAFGCRDAGFDVTLLEARSRLGGATYSFSRGELTVDTGQHVFLRCYTEYLALLRRLGTLDRVRIQPRFRVPVITPHGPGWALRRAELPAPGHLLPALWGHRALSPLQRLTAARTALALRGLDPDDPALDRTDFGSWLRSRGESDRSVATLWGLFCVAALNSRPDEASLAQAVKVFRTGMLDTTTGGDIGVIRRPLSEVHGDPAQRKLSEAGVLPLTRHKALEISGEPGEYRVRVSAEQEYELTADAVVLAVPHPAAAKLLADRTSPAGVDLSALSRAPIVNVHAHFDRRVTDLSMAAALDSPVQWLFDRTEAADAPRGQYLAISLSAAHEEVRTRSVLLREQYLPELRRLFPAVREARLLDFFVTREPAATFRPVPGARSSRPAARTAERGLVLAGAWTDTGWPDTLEGAVRSGNTAASVVSGTVDRHSDVAWR, from the coding sequence ATGACCCGTGGGCGGGTAGTGGTCATCGGTGGTGGTCTGGCCGGTGTTTCCGCCGCGTTCGGCTGTCGCGACGCCGGTTTCGACGTGACCCTGTTGGAGGCGCGCTCCCGGTTGGGAGGAGCCACTTACTCGTTCTCCCGTGGCGAGCTCACCGTGGACACCGGACAACACGTCTTTCTGCGCTGCTACACCGAGTACCTCGCACTGCTACGACGTCTCGGCACCCTCGACAGGGTGCGGATCCAACCGAGATTCCGTGTCCCGGTGATCACCCCGCACGGTCCCGGCTGGGCATTGCGGCGTGCCGAGCTGCCCGCGCCGGGACACCTGCTGCCCGCACTGTGGGGACATCGTGCGCTGTCCCCACTGCAACGGCTCACCGCGGCGCGGACGGCGCTGGCACTGCGCGGACTGGACCCGGACGATCCGGCCCTGGACCGCACCGACTTCGGGAGTTGGCTGCGCTCTCGTGGCGAATCGGACCGCTCCGTGGCGACGCTGTGGGGACTGTTCTGCGTCGCGGCGTTGAATTCCCGGCCCGACGAGGCATCGCTGGCCCAGGCGGTCAAAGTGTTCCGTACCGGAATGTTGGACACCACCACCGGGGGCGACATCGGGGTGATCCGTCGTCCGCTGAGCGAAGTGCACGGTGATCCCGCCCAGCGGAAACTGTCCGAGGCGGGCGTGCTGCCGCTGACCCGGCACAAGGCGTTGGAGATATCCGGCGAACCGGGCGAATACCGCGTGCGGGTGAGCGCCGAGCAAGAGTACGAACTGACCGCGGACGCGGTTGTCCTCGCCGTTCCGCACCCGGCCGCCGCCAAACTGCTGGCTGACCGAACCTCACCCGCCGGAGTAGACCTCTCCGCGTTGTCGCGCGCGCCCATCGTGAACGTGCACGCCCATTTCGACCGCAGGGTCACCGACCTGTCCATGGCCGCCGCCCTGGACTCCCCGGTGCAGTGGTTGTTCGACCGGACGGAAGCCGCGGACGCGCCACGCGGCCAGTATCTGGCGATTTCGTTGTCCGCGGCTCACGAGGAGGTGAGGACGCGCTCCGTACTGCTGCGTGAGCAGTACCTACCGGAGTTGCGAAGGCTGTTTCCCGCGGTTCGAGAAGCGCGACTGCTGGATTTCTTCGTCACGAGAGAGCCCGCGGCCACGTTTCGGCCCGTCCCCGGCGCGAGGTCGTCGCGTCCGGCCGCGCGCACGGCCGAACGGGGACTCGTGCTGGCGGGCGCGTGGACCGACACCGGTTGGCCGGACACCCTCGAAGGGGCCGTACGGAGCGGAAACACCGCGGCCAGTGTCGTCAGCGGGACCGTCGACCGCCACAGCGATGTGGCGTGGAGGTGA
- a CDS encoding 4-hydroxy-3-methylbut-2-enyl diphosphate reductase (product_source=KO:K03527; ko=KO:K03527; pfam=PF01048; superfamily=53167): MTSDLLVCAPLRVEARALRRLGGNRVLRTGYGKRRSARSAAELTAREFGALAVAGLAGGLDPGLRSGDVVVGTEVVGSGNGACRHSDRPELLAHRLRGLGLRVWLGPVLTSERLVLGAERAARARGGALVADMESEVLATAAADRPVVIVRVVLDTRRQPLLGPGSPARLSGALRRLRATGLPLLRWAEAVAGPGSLDTVRSR; this comes from the coding sequence ATGACATCGGACCTGCTCGTATGCGCCCCGCTGCGAGTGGAGGCCCGCGCGTTGCGCCGACTGGGCGGGAACCGGGTGTTGCGAACCGGGTACGGCAAGCGACGCAGTGCCCGGTCAGCGGCCGAACTCACCGCGCGCGAATTCGGTGCGTTGGCCGTGGCCGGCCTGGCAGGAGGGCTCGACCCAGGACTGCGCAGCGGTGACGTGGTGGTGGGAACCGAGGTCGTCGGGTCGGGGAACGGCGCGTGCCGGCACTCCGACCGTCCCGAGCTGTTGGCCCACCGGCTGCGTGGCCTCGGGCTGCGCGTGTGGCTCGGTCCGGTACTGACCAGCGAGCGGTTGGTTCTCGGTGCGGAGCGCGCCGCCCGGGCACGGGGCGGCGCGCTGGTCGCGGACATGGAATCGGAGGTGTTGGCGACAGCGGCAGCAGACCGTCCCGTTGTGATCGTGCGTGTCGTACTCGACACCCGCCGACAACCGCTGCTGGGTCCCGGCTCGCCGGCTCGGCTGTCCGGGGCGCTGCGGCGGTTACGCGCTACCGGCCTGCCGCTGCTTCGCTGGGCCGAGGCTGTGGCGGGACCCGGTTCGCTGGATACTGTCCGTTCTCGCTGA
- a CDS encoding FtsH-binding integral membrane protein (product_source=COG0670; cog=COG0670; superfamily=82866; transmembrane_helix_parts=Outside_1_32,TMhelix_33_55,Inside_56_61,TMhelix_62_84,Outside_85_93,TMhelix_94_116,Inside_117_143,TMhelix_144_166,Outside_167_175,TMhelix_176_198,Inside_199_235), which translates to MHNPTTVQLDGLRTHLSHAGKKLLETTLAPLGLFYLLLQLTDLTGGLLAALGWVLAAVVCRLVLRARIPAVLLLTTALLAVRTVVGLLSQSAFLYFLQPSLQNFLIAAALLATLPFERTFLARLADDFCVFPPALMGHAVLRRFFRRVSLLWAAVFIANGVAALWMLAEHTVGQFLLVSTIGSYGLVASAALVSLLWFRRELRGHGIRLRMGNGAPGLLSNVLRPIWNPLGSGAR; encoded by the coding sequence ATGCACAATCCGACGACCGTCCAACTGGACGGGCTCCGGACTCATCTTTCACACGCGGGCAAGAAGCTGCTGGAGACCACCCTCGCGCCCTTGGGGTTGTTCTACCTGCTGCTACAGCTGACCGATCTGACGGGAGGGCTGCTGGCGGCGCTGGGATGGGTGCTGGCGGCGGTGGTGTGCCGACTGGTGTTGCGCGCGCGGATCCCCGCGGTGCTGCTGTTGACCACGGCACTGTTGGCGGTACGTACCGTTGTCGGCCTGCTCTCGCAGAGCGCTTTCCTGTACTTCCTGCAGCCGAGCCTGCAGAACTTCCTGATAGCGGCCGCGCTGCTGGCCACGCTGCCGTTCGAACGAACCTTCCTCGCACGGTTGGCCGACGACTTCTGCGTCTTCCCGCCCGCCCTGATGGGCCACGCCGTACTGCGACGGTTCTTCCGCCGAGTGTCGTTGCTGTGGGCCGCCGTGTTCATCGCCAACGGGGTCGCCGCGCTCTGGATGCTCGCCGAGCACACGGTAGGGCAGTTCCTGCTGGTGAGCACCATCGGGTCCTACGGACTCGTGGCTTCGGCCGCTCTCGTCTCGTTGTTGTGGTTCCGCAGGGAGCTGCGTGGCCACGGAATCCGGCTGCGGATGGGGAACGGGGCTCCCGGTCTGTTGTCCAACGTGCTACGGCCGATCTGGAACCCGCTCGGTAGTGGTGCGCGTTGA
- a CDS encoding geranylgeranyl diphosphate synthase type I (product_source=KO:K13787; cath_funfam=1.10.600.10; cog=COG0142; ko=KO:K13787; pfam=PF00348; superfamily=48576) produces the protein MTVTMPSALSSARESIDSRLRHTVAGLDPDTRRVSEYHFGWIDAEGAEDNRPGKALRPALVLLSARAANGDERSACSGAVAVELVHNFSLLHDDLMDGDISRRHRPTAWTVFGRSAALLAGDALLGLANGVLLEADSQRALWAARELSGTVRELIAGQAADLDFEQRTEVGFDECLRMVAGKTAALIACSCSLGALLSGASEQTVRRLRGFGFELGMAFQLVDDLLGIWGDPEETGKPVLSDLRSRKKSMPVVHALNSDTDAGMRLRELYRQPEEPTEAQVLRGAELLRSAGSEEWTRAETERRLTAAHRQLRDAGCQGTTEGLTELADFVLRRNQ, from the coding sequence ATGACAGTGACAATGCCCTCCGCGCTGTCCAGCGCCCGGGAATCCATCGACTCGCGGTTGCGTCACACTGTCGCCGGATTGGATCCGGACACCCGCAGGGTCAGCGAATACCATTTCGGCTGGATCGATGCCGAGGGTGCCGAGGACAACCGGCCGGGCAAGGCGCTGCGTCCGGCACTTGTGCTGTTGTCGGCGCGGGCCGCCAACGGCGACGAACGCAGTGCCTGCAGCGGGGCGGTGGCCGTTGAACTGGTGCACAACTTCTCGTTGCTGCACGACGATCTGATGGACGGTGACATCTCCCGCAGACACCGTCCCACCGCCTGGACCGTGTTCGGGCGGTCCGCCGCGCTGCTGGCGGGGGACGCGCTGCTCGGACTCGCCAACGGCGTGTTGCTCGAAGCCGATTCGCAGCGGGCGTTGTGGGCGGCTCGTGAACTGTCGGGCACCGTTCGCGAACTCATCGCGGGACAAGCGGCGGATCTGGACTTCGAGCAGCGCACCGAGGTCGGATTCGACGAGTGCCTGCGCATGGTGGCGGGCAAGACCGCCGCGCTGATCGCGTGCTCCTGCTCCCTCGGCGCCCTGCTGTCGGGAGCTTCCGAACAAACCGTCCGACGACTGCGCGGTTTCGGATTCGAACTCGGAATGGCGTTCCAGCTCGTCGACGATCTGCTCGGAATCTGGGGAGATCCGGAGGAGACCGGAAAACCGGTGCTTTCCGACCTGCGTTCCCGCAAGAAGTCGATGCCGGTCGTGCACGCGCTCAATTCGGACACCGACGCCGGTATGCGGCTGCGTGAGCTGTACCGCCAACCGGAGGAACCCACCGAGGCCCAAGTGCTCCGAGGGGCGGAACTGCTGCGTTCGGCGGGCTCGGAGGAATGGACCAGGGCCGAGACGGAACGCAGGTTGACGGCCGCTCACCGGCAACTTCGTGACGCCGGGTGCCAGGGAACGACCGAAGGACTGACCGAACTCGCCGATTTCGTTCTCCGGAGGAACCAGTGA
- a CDS encoding short-subunit dehydrogenase (product_source=COG0300; cath_funfam=3.40.50.720; cog=COG0300; ko=KO:K00540; pfam=PF00106; superfamily=51735), whose protein sequence is MRFGLDGRTVLLTGGSSGIGAATARSLARRGCELILVGRHERGLRHVAEMTGARTVTADLTRSEELPRVADVAAGADILINNAGIGWAGEFTTMPSEHVHRLLAVNLAAPLELTRLLLPDMRQRGGGHVVFVSSIAAVGVRDEAVYSATKAGLRAFATGLRHEIGDTGIGVTTVLPGAVRTPFFRRRGRAYERGFPRQVSAELVASRIVRAIEQGSRESFVPRWLGAASRLQGGMPGTFNRLNGLFGRDR, encoded by the coding sequence ATGCGGTTCGGTCTCGACGGGCGAACGGTGCTGCTGACCGGTGGATCCTCCGGGATCGGCGCGGCCACCGCGAGGTCGCTGGCACGGCGGGGGTGCGAACTGATCCTGGTCGGCCGCCACGAACGGGGGCTGCGGCACGTCGCGGAGATGACCGGAGCTCGGACTGTGACGGCCGATCTCACCCGGTCCGAAGAACTCCCCCGGGTCGCCGACGTGGCGGCCGGGGCGGACATTCTGATCAACAACGCCGGAATCGGTTGGGCCGGGGAGTTCACCACCATGCCGAGCGAGCACGTCCACCGATTGCTCGCCGTGAATCTGGCGGCGCCGCTGGAGCTGACCCGCCTGCTGCTGCCCGACATGCGGCAGCGTGGCGGTGGACACGTCGTTTTCGTCTCGTCGATCGCCGCCGTAGGAGTGCGCGACGAGGCCGTCTACTCGGCTACCAAGGCGGGTCTGCGTGCCTTCGCGACCGGGTTGCGGCACGAGATCGGCGATACCGGCATCGGAGTCACGACCGTATTGCCCGGCGCGGTACGCACTCCGTTCTTCCGGCGACGCGGCAGGGCCTACGAACGCGGGTTTCCCCGGCAGGTCTCGGCCGAGCTGGTGGCTTCCCGGATCGTGAGAGCGATCGAACAGGGCAGCCGGGAGAGTTTCGTACCCCGCTGGCTGGGCGCGGCGTCCCGGCTGCAGGGAGGTATGCCCGGCACCTTCAACCGGCTCAACGGACTGTTCGGTCGTGACCGCTGA